The Pantoea vagans genome includes a window with the following:
- the agp gene encoding bifunctional glucose-1-phosphatase/inositol phosphatase has product MIKKLSLCALSVIAALPMGMSAYAAEGDMQLQQVLMLSRHNLRAPLANNGSVLEQSTKKSWPQWDVPGGELTTKGGVLEVYMGNYTRQWLAQQGLVQSGTCPDSSNIFVYANSLQRTVATAQYFITGAFPGCDISVTHQDAMGTMDPIFNPVITDGSDEFNKKALAAMTAANEKLALKPAFQQLEKIVDYKSAPACNGKKQCDLSSGDNTFSAENGKEPNVNGPLKIGNSLVDAFTLQYYEGFPADQVAWGQIKTPEQWKALAAIKNGYQDALFTSPDVAREVAAPLVDYIRSQLVDQDKANAPKVTVMVGHDSNIASLLSALQVKPYELPGNDEKTPIGGQVVFERWHDAKNNKDLLKVEYVYQTAEQLRDADVLSLKNPPKRVTLQLAGCDADANGYCSWDQFTTALNTALQGTPLQPAAPAPAEQPAAQPAPAAADNAKVKEDQAAADKAAADKAAAQKAADAKAADEKVKADKAAAQKAAEEKAKAEKATAQKAAEDKAKADAAAAQKAQADAKPETDATKPAQQPAPASN; this is encoded by the coding sequence ATGATCAAGAAACTGAGTCTTTGCGCGTTGTCAGTTATCGCTGCGCTCCCAATGGGTATGTCTGCTTATGCGGCAGAGGGGGATATGCAGCTGCAGCAGGTGCTGATGCTGAGTCGTCACAATTTACGTGCACCGTTGGCGAACAACGGAAGCGTGCTTGAGCAATCCACCAAGAAAAGCTGGCCACAATGGGATGTCCCCGGCGGCGAGCTGACCACCAAAGGTGGCGTGCTGGAAGTCTACATGGGTAACTATACCCGTCAGTGGCTGGCACAGCAGGGATTGGTGCAAAGCGGTACCTGTCCTGACAGCAGCAACATCTTCGTGTATGCCAATAGCCTACAGCGCACTGTCGCGACCGCACAGTACTTCATTACTGGCGCGTTCCCAGGCTGTGATATCAGCGTTACCCATCAAGATGCGATGGGAACCATGGATCCGATCTTCAATCCGGTGATCACCGACGGCAGCGATGAATTCAACAAGAAAGCGCTGGCTGCGATGACTGCTGCCAATGAAAAGCTGGCGTTGAAACCGGCTTTCCAGCAGTTGGAAAAGATTGTTGATTACAAATCTGCACCGGCCTGTAACGGTAAAAAACAGTGTGATTTGAGCAGCGGTGATAACACCTTCAGTGCAGAAAATGGTAAAGAGCCAAACGTGAACGGCCCGCTGAAAATCGGTAACTCGCTGGTGGATGCATTCACCTTGCAATATTACGAAGGTTTCCCGGCGGATCAGGTTGCCTGGGGGCAGATCAAAACGCCTGAGCAGTGGAAAGCGCTGGCCGCCATTAAAAATGGCTATCAGGACGCACTGTTTACCTCTCCCGATGTTGCGCGCGAAGTGGCTGCGCCGCTGGTGGATTACATCCGCAGCCAGTTAGTGGATCAAGACAAAGCCAACGCGCCGAAAGTCACGGTGATGGTGGGTCACGATTCCAACATCGCGTCGTTGCTGAGTGCATTGCAGGTTAAACCTTATGAACTGCCAGGCAACGATGAGAAAACGCCAATTGGTGGTCAGGTCGTCTTTGAGCGCTGGCATGATGCGAAGAACAATAAAGACCTGCTGAAAGTGGAGTACGTTTATCAGACGGCTGAACAACTGCGCGATGCAGATGTGTTGAGTCTGAAAAATCCACCGAAGCGTGTCACGCTGCAACTGGCGGGATGTGATGCAGATGCCAATGGCTACTGCAGCTGGGACCAGTTCACTACCGCTTTAAACACCGCACTGCAGGGCACGCCTTTGCAACCGGCAGCGCCTGCGCCCGCAGAACAGCCTGCTGCGCAACCGGCTCCCGCTGCAGCTGATAATGCGAAAGTGAAAGAAGACCAGGCTGCTGCTGATAAAGCTGCCGCGGATAAAGCCGCTGCTCAGAAAGCGGCAGATGCCAAAGCCGCCGACGAGAAGGTTAAAGCCGATAAAGCGGCTGCCCAGAAAGCCGCTGAGGAAAAAGCCAAAGCCGAGAAAGCCACTGCGCAGAAAGCAGCAGAAGACAAAGCGAAAGCCGATGCAGCAGCAGCCCAGAAAGCCCAGGCTGATGCCAAACCGGAAACTGATGCAACTAAACCCGCTCAGCAACCGGCACCGGCCAGCAACTGA
- the yccA gene encoding FtsH protease modulator YccA, translating into MDRIISSSQQQSLISTHKVLRNTYFLLGLTLAFSAVTATLSTVFALPSPGLILMLVGFYGLMFLTYRLANSPAGILAAFAFTGFLGYCLGPILSSFLAAGMGDVIAMALGGTALVFFCCSAYVLTTRRDMSFLGGMMMAGFVVLLVAVVANIFLQLPALHLAISALFILFSAGAILWETSNIIHGGETNYIRATVSLYVSLYNIFVSLLSLLGFASKD; encoded by the coding sequence ATGGATAGAATAATTAGCTCGTCGCAGCAGCAATCGCTGATCAGCACCCACAAAGTGCTACGCAATACCTACTTCTTACTGGGCCTCACACTGGCGTTTTCAGCGGTCACCGCCACGCTCAGCACCGTATTTGCCTTACCGTCACCGGGTTTGATCCTGATGCTGGTCGGTTTTTATGGTCTGATGTTCCTGACCTATCGTCTGGCAAATAGTCCTGCGGGTATTCTGGCTGCCTTTGCCTTTACCGGTTTCCTCGGTTACTGCCTGGGGCCAATTCTCAGCTCCTTCCTTGCCGCTGGCATGGGTGATGTGATTGCCATGGCGCTGGGCGGAACGGCGCTGGTGTTCTTCTGCTGCTCAGCCTATGTCCTGACCACCCGCCGTGATATGTCGTTCCTGGGCGGAATGATGATGGCCGGTTTCGTGGTGCTGCTGGTTGCGGTGGTTGCCAACATCTTCCTGCAATTGCCTGCACTGCACCTGGCAATTAGCGCCCTGTTTATTCTGTTCTCTGCCGGTGCGATTCTGTGGGAAACCAGCAACATCATCCACGGCGGTGAAACCAACTACATCCGCGCCACAGTCAGCCTGTATGTGTCGCTCTACAACATCTTTGTTAGCTTGCTGAGTCTGCTGGGCTTTGCCAGCAAAGATTAA
- the tusE gene encoding sulfurtransferase TusE — MIFAGKEIATDAEGYLKNSADWSETLAAEIAKNEDIEMSEAHWEVVHFVRAFYQEFNTSPAVRMLVKAMAQKYGEEKGNSRYLFRLFPEGPAKQATKIAGLPKPAKCL, encoded by the coding sequence GTGATTTTTGCCGGTAAAGAGATCGCCACCGATGCGGAAGGCTATCTAAAGAATAGTGCAGACTGGAGCGAAACCCTCGCTGCAGAGATTGCAAAAAACGAAGACATTGAGATGAGCGAAGCGCACTGGGAAGTGGTGCACTTTGTGCGCGCCTTCTATCAGGAGTTCAATACCTCACCAGCGGTGCGCATGCTGGTCAAAGCCATGGCTCAGAAATATGGCGAAGAGAAAGGCAACAGTCGCTACCTTTTCCGACTCTTTCCAGAAGGTCCGGCAAAACAAGCCACCAAAATCGCTGGCTTACCTAAACCGGCTAAATGTCTGTGA
- the yccX gene encoding acylphosphatase: MANTCYKIWIHGIVQGVGFRYYTQAQANELGVTGYAHNLRDGSVEVLAAGDHKQVEALIAWLKAGGPRSARVDKVLVEPHQPAQIPARFTTG; this comes from the coding sequence ATGGCGAACACGTGCTACAAAATCTGGATACACGGGATTGTGCAAGGGGTTGGCTTTCGCTATTACACCCAAGCGCAGGCAAACGAACTTGGGGTAACAGGCTATGCGCACAATCTCCGCGATGGCAGCGTGGAAGTGCTGGCAGCGGGTGATCATAAACAGGTTGAAGCGTTAATCGCGTGGCTGAAAGCGGGAGGGCCGCGCAGCGCACGCGTTGATAAGGTCTTGGTTGAGCCGCATCAGCCAGCGCAAATTCCAGCCAGGTTTACCACTGGCTAA
- the rlmI gene encoding 23S rRNA (cytosine(1962)-C(5))-methyltransferase RlmI: protein MTVRLILAKGREKSLLRRHPWVFSGAVARMEGKAQSGETIDICDSNGKWLARAAYSPQSQIRARVWSWQQDESIDIAFFVRAFEKAQQWREWLAKRDGLDSYRVIAGESDGMPGVTIDRFGNFLVLQLLSAGAEYQRPAILSALQQCFPTCSIYDRSDVAVRKKEGLELAQGPVTGELPPPLLPITEHGMKLLVDIQGGHKTGYYLDQRDSRFATRRYAENARVLNCFSYTGGFAVSALIGGCREVISVDTSQDALDVAKQNVELNDLDLTRAQFVRDDVFKLLRRYRDSGEKFDLIVMDPPKFVENKNQLMGACRGYKDINMLAMQLLNPGGILLTYSCSGLMATDLFQKIIADAAVDAGRDVQFIEQFRQAADHPVIASYPEGLYLKGFACRVL, encoded by the coding sequence ATGACCGTTCGATTGATTCTCGCAAAGGGACGTGAAAAATCCCTGCTCCGCCGCCATCCGTGGGTGTTCTCTGGTGCTGTTGCACGTATGGAAGGTAAAGCCCAGTCAGGCGAAACCATTGATATCTGTGATAGCAATGGCAAATGGCTGGCCCGTGCCGCTTATTCTCCGCAATCACAAATTCGCGCGCGCGTCTGGAGCTGGCAGCAGGATGAGTCAATCGACATCGCATTCTTTGTTCGCGCCTTTGAAAAGGCACAACAGTGGCGCGAGTGGTTGGCGAAGCGTGACGGGCTTGATAGCTATCGTGTGATCGCCGGTGAGTCCGATGGCATGCCAGGCGTGACCATTGACCGTTTCGGCAACTTCCTGGTGTTGCAGCTCCTCTCTGCGGGTGCTGAGTACCAGCGCCCTGCCATCCTCTCTGCCTTGCAGCAATGTTTCCCAACCTGTTCGATCTACGATCGTTCTGATGTTGCGGTGCGTAAAAAAGAGGGGCTGGAGCTGGCACAAGGTCCGGTAACCGGTGAACTGCCGCCTCCGTTACTGCCGATTACTGAACACGGCATGAAACTGTTGGTGGATATCCAGGGCGGCCATAAAACCGGTTATTACCTCGATCAGCGTGACAGCCGTTTCGCCACCCGTCGCTATGCGGAGAACGCCCGCGTGCTGAACTGCTTCTCTTACACCGGCGGATTTGCAGTGTCTGCGTTGATCGGTGGCTGCCGCGAAGTGATCAGCGTCGATACCTCACAAGATGCGCTGGATGTCGCAAAACAAAACGTAGAGCTAAATGACCTCGACCTTACTCGTGCACAGTTCGTGCGCGATGACGTGTTCAAATTGCTGCGTCGTTACCGTGACAGCGGTGAGAAATTTGACCTCATCGTGATGGACCCGCCCAAATTCGTTGAGAACAAAAACCAGCTGATGGGCGCTTGTCGTGGTTATAAGGATATCAATATGTTGGCGATGCAGTTGTTGAATCCCGGCGGTATCCTGCTGACGTACTCTTGCTCAGGCCTGATGGCGACTGATTTGTTCCAGAAAATTATTGCTGATGCCGCCGTCGATGCCGGTCGTGATGTACAATTTATTGAGCAGTTCCGTCAGGCAGCCGACCATCCTGTGATCGCCAGCTATCCTGAAGGGCTTTATCTGAAAGGGTTTGCCTGCCGCGTGCTGTGA
- the hspQ gene encoding heat shock protein HspQ encodes MITSKFGIGQQVRHRLSGVLGVIVDVDPEFSLDKPELDDVAASETLRMAPWYHVVMEDEEGEQVHTYVAEVQLAGETSFEHPEQPSMDELAASIRQQLQAPSLRH; translated from the coding sequence ATGATTACCAGCAAATTTGGAATTGGACAGCAAGTCCGACACCGTCTCTCCGGGGTGCTCGGCGTTATCGTGGATGTCGATCCGGAGTTTTCGCTTGATAAACCCGAGCTGGATGATGTTGCTGCCAGTGAGACATTGCGCATGGCACCCTGGTACCACGTGGTGATGGAAGATGAAGAAGGCGAGCAGGTCCACACTTACGTCGCCGAAGTTCAGCTGGCAGGAGAAACCTCCTTCGAGCATCCTGAGCAGCCGTCGATGGACGAGCTTGCCGCTTCGATACGGCAGCAGCTGCAGGCACCCAGCCTGCGCCATTAA
- a CDS encoding CoA-binding protein: MNDQTIRDVLSKTKRIALVGASDRADRPSYGVMKFLLDQGYEVIPVSPKLAGQQLLGQTAYAALADIPGKVDMVDVFRNAEAAWGVAQEAIAIGADTLWLQLGVINEQAAVLAQDAGMTVIMDRCPKIEIPRLGLLQSTH, translated from the coding sequence ATGAATGACCAAACGATTCGCGATGTGCTGAGCAAGACCAAACGCATTGCCCTGGTCGGTGCCAGCGATCGTGCTGACCGCCCGAGTTACGGTGTAATGAAGTTCTTGCTCGATCAGGGATATGAAGTGATTCCGGTCAGTCCAAAACTGGCTGGGCAGCAACTGCTGGGCCAAACCGCCTATGCGGCATTGGCGGATATTCCGGGCAAAGTCGATATGGTTGATGTCTTTCGTAATGCGGAAGCAGCGTGGGGCGTAGCGCAAGAAGCGATTGCGATTGGTGCAGATACGCTTTGGCTACAGCTGGGTGTCATTAATGAACAGGCGGCGGTACTGGCGCAGGATGCGGGTATGACAGTGATTATGGACCGATGTCCAAAAATTGAAATTCCACGACTGGGATTATTGCAGTCAACTCACTAA
- a CDS encoding DUF2057 family protein codes for MKLSLAVTGLLVLLVSASCHAITLKLDPEIDLLVLDGRKISGSLLKGADSLELERGQHQFLFRVEKPGSDATHFQSVPMIVTFNANASSVAIRLPSLDNRRERNAFDKALNFQLIDERGNEIASVRDRLPKESDSDLEKAMVNYNRNAQAASVPRFALQSASLPDAKMDLDFAWQDAGDLPSLQRWFERFDAATRQRFISWMKTLRAS; via the coding sequence ATGAAGCTGTCTTTGGCTGTTACGGGTTTACTCGTGTTGCTCGTATCGGCATCCTGCCATGCCATCACCTTAAAGCTCGATCCTGAGATCGATCTGCTGGTGCTGGATGGCCGCAAAATCTCAGGCTCGCTGCTGAAAGGCGCGGACAGCCTTGAGCTGGAGCGTGGACAGCATCAATTTCTGTTTCGCGTTGAAAAACCGGGGTCAGACGCCACGCATTTTCAGTCGGTGCCGATGATTGTCACCTTTAATGCCAACGCCAGTTCAGTCGCCATTCGTTTACCCTCGCTCGATAATCGCCGTGAACGTAACGCCTTTGATAAGGCACTCAATTTTCAGCTGATCGATGAACGCGGTAATGAAATCGCCAGCGTGCGCGATCGTTTGCCAAAAGAGAGTGATAGCGATCTTGAAAAGGCGATGGTGAATTATAACCGTAATGCTCAGGCGGCTTCCGTTCCACGTTTTGCTCTGCAATCAGCCAGTTTGCCTGATGCCAAAATGGATCTCGATTTTGCCTGGCAGGATGCGGGCGACCTCCCCTCCCTCCAGCGCTGGTTTGAGCGTTTTGATGCCGCCACACGTCAGCGATTTATTAGTTGGATGAAAACCTTACGCGCAAGTTGA
- a CDS encoding methylglyoxal synthase: MEQTVRTLEVKKHIALVAHDHCKASLLEWVKANQPALQPHTLYATGTTGNLINRHTGLDVNAMLSGPMGGDQQVGALISEGKIDVLFFFWDPLNAVPHDPDVKALLRLATVWNIPVATNRATADFIIQSPMFAQQVEIQIPDYQRYLAERLKA; the protein is encoded by the coding sequence ATGGAGCAGACCGTTCGTACCCTTGAAGTCAAAAAGCATATTGCCCTCGTCGCACACGACCACTGCAAAGCCTCGCTGCTGGAATGGGTTAAAGCCAATCAACCCGCGCTGCAACCCCATACCCTTTATGCCACCGGAACCACAGGCAATCTGATTAATCGCCATACGGGTTTAGACGTGAATGCCATGCTGAGCGGCCCGATGGGCGGCGATCAGCAGGTCGGTGCATTGATTTCAGAAGGGAAAATTGATGTGCTGTTCTTCTTCTGGGACCCGCTGAACGCGGTGCCCCACGATCCGGATGTTAAAGCACTGCTACGCCTCGCCACGGTATGGAATATCCCGGTGGCGACCAATCGCGCCACCGCGGATTTTATTATTCAGTCACCGATGTTTGCGCAGCAGGTTGAGATCCAGATTCCTGATTATCAGCGTTACCTCGCTGAGCGCTTAAAAGCCTAA
- the helD gene encoding DNA helicase IV: MELKATSMGKRLAQHPYNRVRLLAAGVEVSGDRHEYLIPFNQLINITCKRGMVWGELEFQLPEEKVVRLHGTEWQETQRFFHYLQQAWQQWSVEMSEVSAEVLTALEHEILAFTQQDRWLKRSELAAVKENITRQFSALPLPLSRLDSFENCRALWQFCQQWLEQGDAAIRQRNREWTAKVIKDYHEFFSTVETTPLNPSQCEAVVNGEDALLVLAGAGSGKTSVLVARAGWLIKRKLAQPDQILLLAFGRQAAEEMNERIQSRLGESTIQARTFHALALHIIREGSNKQPVISKLESDSKARRQLLIDTWREQCSSKKAQASGWRQWLQDELEWDVAEGPYWQDDKLAQRLASRLERWLGLMRMHGGAQAAMIADVPEDFRDNFSKRVKLMAPLLKAWKTALKEEGAVDFSGLIHQAIAILEKGRFISPWKHILVDEFQDISPQRAALLTALRQQNKRTSLFAVGDDWQAIYRFSGAEMSLTTAFHHYFGEGDRCVLDTTYRFNDRIGEIANRFVQQNPHQLRKPLNSLTKGNKKSVTLLPQEQLEPLLDKLSGYARPEERVLLLARYHHLRPAILEKAKTRWPKLQIDFMTIHASKGQQADFVMVLGLHEGRDGFPAQARESIMEEGLLPQPEDFPDAEERRLAYVAITRARQQVWLLFDKDRPSVFVEHFRELGVPQSRKA; the protein is encoded by the coding sequence ATGGAACTGAAAGCAACATCAATGGGTAAGCGCCTGGCTCAGCATCCCTACAACCGGGTACGGTTGCTGGCTGCCGGAGTGGAAGTCAGTGGCGATCGTCATGAATATCTGATCCCTTTTAACCAGTTAATTAATATTACCTGCAAGCGCGGCATGGTCTGGGGAGAGCTTGAATTTCAGCTACCAGAAGAGAAAGTGGTGCGCTTACACGGCACTGAATGGCAGGAAACACAGCGCTTTTTCCATTATCTCCAGCAGGCATGGCAGCAGTGGAGCGTAGAGATGAGTGAGGTCAGTGCGGAGGTGTTAACCGCGCTGGAACACGAAATTTTGGCCTTCACCCAGCAAGATCGTTGGCTGAAACGCAGTGAGTTAGCGGCGGTGAAAGAGAACATTACACGCCAGTTCTCGGCTTTACCTCTACCACTATCGCGCCTGGATAGTTTTGAAAACTGCCGTGCGCTGTGGCAGTTCTGTCAGCAGTGGCTTGAGCAAGGTGACGCAGCCATCCGCCAGCGTAACCGTGAATGGACGGCGAAGGTTATCAAGGATTATCACGAATTCTTCTCTACCGTCGAAACCACACCGCTTAATCCCTCCCAATGTGAAGCCGTGGTCAACGGCGAGGATGCTCTGCTGGTATTGGCCGGGGCGGGAAGTGGCAAGACGTCAGTGCTGGTGGCGCGGGCGGGGTGGCTGATAAAGCGCAAACTGGCGCAGCCAGATCAGATACTGCTGCTGGCCTTTGGCCGCCAGGCGGCGGAAGAGATGAACGAGCGCATTCAATCGCGCTTAGGCGAAAGCACCATTCAGGCCCGCACATTCCACGCCCTGGCGCTGCATATTATCCGTGAAGGCAGCAATAAGCAGCCGGTGATCAGCAAGCTCGAAAGCGACAGTAAGGCGCGCCGTCAATTATTGATCGATACCTGGCGTGAACAGTGCAGCAGTAAAAAAGCGCAGGCGAGCGGCTGGCGGCAATGGCTGCAAGATGAACTGGAATGGGATGTTGCAGAAGGGCCTTACTGGCAAGATGACAAGCTGGCGCAACGTTTGGCTTCGCGTCTGGAACGCTGGCTTGGCTTGATGCGTATGCACGGCGGCGCACAAGCGGCGATGATTGCCGATGTACCCGAAGATTTCCGCGATAATTTCAGTAAGCGCGTTAAGCTGATGGCTCCGCTACTGAAAGCCTGGAAAACCGCACTCAAAGAAGAGGGTGCAGTCGATTTCTCTGGGTTGATTCATCAGGCGATTGCCATTCTGGAAAAAGGACGCTTTATCAGCCCGTGGAAACATATTCTGGTGGATGAGTTCCAGGACATCTCACCGCAGCGTGCAGCCTTGTTAACCGCACTGCGTCAGCAAAATAAGCGTACGAGCCTTTTCGCGGTGGGGGATGACTGGCAGGCGATCTATCGCTTCAGCGGGGCAGAAATGAGTTTGACCACCGCCTTCCATCACTATTTCGGTGAGGGCGATCGCTGTGTGCTGGACACCACCTATCGCTTTAACGACCGGATCGGTGAGATTGCCAACCGCTTTGTGCAGCAGAATCCACACCAGTTGCGTAAGCCGTTAAACAGTTTGACCAAGGGCAACAAGAAATCCGTTACGCTGCTGCCACAGGAGCAGTTGGAGCCGTTGTTAGATAAATTGAGTGGTTATGCCAGGCCAGAAGAGCGTGTGTTGCTGTTAGCCCGCTACCATCATCTTCGCCCGGCGATACTGGAAAAAGCCAAAACGCGTTGGCCGAAATTACAGATTGATTTTATGACTATTCACGCCAGCAAAGGACAGCAGGCCGATTTTGTCATGGTGTTGGGGTTACACGAGGGGCGTGATGGTTTCCCTGCACAGGCACGTGAATCGATCATGGAAGAGGGCTTGTTACCGCAACCAGAGGACTTTCCGGATGCTGAGGAGCGTCGACTGGCCTATGTGGCGATAACCCGTGCCCGTCAGCAGGTGTGGCTGCTGTTTGATAAAGATCGACCTTCCGTCTTTGTCGAGCACTTCCGCGAGTTAGGTGTACCGCAGAGTCGGAAGGCCTGA
- a CDS encoding YccF domain-containing protein has product MRTVLNILNFVLGGVFTTLSWLFATLVSIVLIFTLPLTRSCWEITKLSLLPFGNEAVHVDVLRPDSKSNVMNAGGTFLNIFWLLFFGWWLCLMHISAGIVQCLTIIGIPVGIANFKIAAIALWPVGRRVVSVEEAQAAREANARRRY; this is encoded by the coding sequence ATGCGCACCGTACTCAACATTCTTAACTTCGTTTTGGGTGGCGTGTTCACCACGCTAAGCTGGCTGTTTGCCACTCTTGTCAGCATCGTGCTGATTTTTACCTTGCCATTAACGCGCTCCTGCTGGGAAATCACCAAACTGTCATTGTTACCCTTTGGCAATGAAGCCGTGCATGTGGATGTATTGCGTCCTGATAGTAAAAGCAACGTCATGAATGCTGGCGGCACCTTTTTAAATATTTTCTGGCTGCTGTTTTTTGGCTGGTGGCTCTGCCTGATGCACATCTCTGCCGGGATTGTGCAGTGCCTTACCATCATCGGCATTCCCGTTGGCATTGCTAACTTTAAAATTGCCGCTATTGCGTTATGGCCAGTCGGTCGTCGCGTAGTGTCGGTGGAAGAGGCCCAGGCTGCGCGTGAAGCTAACGCGCGTCGTCGTTACTGA
- the yccS gene encoding YccS family putative transporter: MLQNAMPGWRRYLFNSSLRYLLRIFFALAGCAAVPWWLQQIEWTIPLTLGVVAAALADLDDRWTGRLRNLLITLVCFCIASVSVELLFPYPWAFAIGLALSSWGFILLGALGQRYATIAFGALLIAVYTMLGIGLFPQWWMQPALLLIGALWYNLLTFIGHLIFPVRPVQEQLAASFSQLARYLEAKANLFDPDAGEQDDANMVATAMVNSQLVAQLNQTKTTIQSRLRGDRGSRSTRRSLHYYFVAQDIHERASSSHLQYHLLRSDWRYNEVLFRFQRLLNMQAQACRKLAENILLRQPWHHDSQFERTFTRLETALERLQQQDPQDPHIRALFWLLRNLRAIDAQLASIESEQMLADPPSSGDTHLSREGLSGWQDIRLRLSRHLSPGSALFRHAVRMSLVLCVGYAFIQITGLHRGYWILLTSLFVCQPNYNATRRRLALRIGGTLAGIAIGLPVLWLVPSIEGQLVLIVLSGVLFFAFRQIQYAQATLFITLLVLLCFNLLGEGFEVALPRIVDTILGCGLAWLAVAFVWPDWRFRKISAVADRTLNANCRYLDAIMEQYHQGKDNRLAYRVARRDAHNADAELASVVSNMSSELKLQQPLRENAFRLLCLNHSFLSYISALGAHREQLTDPELLSTLDDAVCFVEDVLQIERVADAQALEMQQQLMQRLSTLKNSSELQAPLVIQQLGLLIALLPEIARLRRTLTSH; encoded by the coding sequence ATGCTTCAGAACGCGATGCCTGGCTGGCGACGTTATCTGTTTAATAGCAGCCTGCGCTACCTGTTACGCATCTTTTTCGCGCTTGCAGGCTGTGCGGCAGTGCCGTGGTGGTTGCAGCAGATAGAATGGACGATCCCCTTAACGCTTGGCGTAGTGGCTGCCGCGCTGGCCGATCTTGATGACCGATGGACCGGTCGCCTGCGCAATTTACTGATCACGCTAGTCTGTTTTTGCATTGCGTCAGTATCAGTTGAGCTACTGTTTCCTTATCCGTGGGCGTTCGCCATTGGCTTAGCGCTCTCCAGTTGGGGATTCATTCTGCTGGGTGCATTGGGGCAGCGTTATGCCACTATCGCGTTTGGTGCGCTGTTAATCGCCGTCTATACCATGCTGGGGATTGGTCTCTTCCCGCAGTGGTGGATGCAACCCGCACTGCTGTTGATCGGCGCATTGTGGTACAACCTGCTGACTTTTATTGGTCACCTGATCTTTCCTGTGCGACCCGTGCAGGAACAGCTGGCAGCCAGCTTCTCGCAACTGGCACGCTATCTGGAAGCCAAAGCGAATCTGTTCGATCCGGACGCTGGGGAACAAGATGACGCCAACATGGTTGCTACCGCCATGGTGAATAGCCAGTTGGTCGCGCAGCTTAATCAGACTAAAACCACCATTCAAAGCCGCTTACGGGGCGATCGCGGTTCACGCAGTACGCGCCGCAGCCTGCACTATTACTTTGTCGCGCAGGATATTCACGAACGCGCCAGTTCTTCTCATCTCCAGTACCACTTGCTGCGCAGCGACTGGCGATATAACGAAGTGCTATTCCGCTTCCAGCGACTGCTCAATATGCAGGCACAAGCGTGTCGTAAGCTGGCAGAAAACATTTTATTGCGCCAGCCGTGGCATCATGACAGCCAGTTTGAACGCACTTTCACCCGGCTTGAAACCGCCCTTGAACGCCTGCAACAGCAAGACCCACAGGACCCTCACATTCGTGCGCTATTTTGGTTACTGCGTAATCTTCGCGCGATTGATGCGCAGTTGGCCTCGATTGAATCGGAGCAAATGCTGGCCGATCCCCCCTCTTCTGGCGATACCCACCTGTCACGCGAGGGACTGAGCGGATGGCAAGATATTCGTCTCCGTTTGAGTCGCCATCTGAGCCCCGGCTCTGCACTGTTTCGCCATGCCGTCCGCATGTCGCTGGTGCTTTGTGTTGGGTACGCCTTCATTCAGATTACCGGTTTGCATCGCGGCTACTGGATTTTGCTCACCAGCTTGTTTGTCTGCCAGCCTAACTACAATGCTACGCGCCGACGTCTTGCCCTGCGTATTGGCGGCACACTGGCCGGCATTGCCATCGGCTTGCCGGTTTTGTGGTTAGTGCCGTCAATCGAGGGACAACTGGTGTTGATTGTGTTAAGCGGCGTGCTGTTTTTTGCCTTCCGCCAGATTCAATATGCGCAAGCCACGCTGTTCATTACCTTGCTGGTACTGCTTTGCTTTAACCTGTTAGGTGAAGGCTTCGAGGTCGCTCTGCCACGCATAGTCGATACGATACTGGGTTGTGGATTAGCCTGGCTGGCAGTGGCCTTTGTCTGGCCAGACTGGCGTTTTCGCAAGATTAGCGCGGTAGCTGACCGCACGCTTAACGCCAACTGCCGTTATCTCGATGCCATTATGGAGCAATACCATCAGGGCAAAGATAATCGCCTGGCCTATCGTGTGGCCCGTCGTGATGCCCACAATGCTGATGCTGAGCTTGCTTCGGTGGTGTCGAACATGAGCAGCGAGCTGAAGTTGCAACAACCGCTGCGCGAAAATGCTTTTCGGCTGTTGTGCCTCAACCATTCGTTCCTGAGCTATATCTCGGCTTTGGGGGCACACCGTGAGCAACTCACAGACCCTGAACTCCTGAGCACATTAGATGATGCCGTGTGCTTTGTGGAGGACGTCCTGCAAATTGAGCGTGTGGCGGATGCACAGGCGTTAGAGATGCAACAACAGCTAATGCAACGCTTAAGCACATTAAAAAACAGTTCAGAGTTGCAGGCACCCCTGGTGATACAGCAGTTAGGTTTGCTGATCGCGTTGCTGCCTGAAATTGCCCGCCTGCGTCGCACCCTGACCAGCCACTAA